GCTACACCCGTCTTCCAGCCGACCAGCTGGTGATCCAGCAGATCGAGCAGGCCGGGGTCGCCACCCTGCAGGAAACCGCGACCACCGTCGCGTCGCGTTTCGCCTCGATTAAGATGACGCTGCTGTCGATCCACGGCGCGTTTGCGGTAAGAAGCGTGCAGCAAATCGCCGGCCGACAAGCCAAGCTCGATCGCCAGTTGACCGAGCTGCGCGGCCGCGCGCTGAAGGACGTGGCGGTGACTGCGGCGATCGCACCCGGCGATAACCGGGTCGCGCAGGCTCAGCAGATCGAGACGATCATTGCCACCACCAAGGAAATCCACGGACTGGTCGAAGTTGCGCGCAAGACTACCGACGAGAAGTTCGAGATAGCCCGCCGCAAGTTCGCGGACGCGCGGCGGGAACTCGCCACGCTTGCTCCCAATTGAAACGAAGGACCTGATCAACAATGCTCACCCTGTCGCTCGAGAAGCCCGGCGTCGCGGTGCCTAAGCTGCAACTTTCGCTGAATAAGGGCGCGCGCTTCACCGCCAAGGTGGAGTGGCGCTGCGACGCCGACCATGCGGACGACGTCGACGTCCACGCGCTTGAGGCGCGCAACGACGGCAATGGCGCCAAGGTGACCGAGCTGGTGAGTGTGCTCTCGACCTACAACACCACGCGGATGAACCCGCAGGGCGGCGCGCTGGCGTCTAACACGGACGGCTCGTTTGCCACCCCGAGCGGGGGCTTGTCGCACAGCGGCGACCTTCGCGTGCAGAACAGCAGCGAATCAATCATCATCGACGGATCGAAGTTGCCTGCGGGGGTCAATGAGATCCCTATTTTGGTAACGGTCCACGAGGCGGATCATGGCGGAGGGCATGAAGAGGGCGATGCCGATGAGGATGAGCCGGCGTTCGGCGACATCGACTTGTGCACGATCACGCTGACCGATGGCAGCGGACGCGAGCTCGGCGCGTACCAGCTGTCGTCCGAGTTCAAGGAGTTCAACGTGGTCCAGCTCGGCAGCCTACTGCTTGGCCCTGAAGGCTGGGAATATGCCGCGGTGGGACGTGGCTTCAACGGGACATTTAACGACGTGCTCGCTCATTTCTCCTGAGCTGGTGCCCGACGACGCGCCTCCCAACCGCGGGCCGACCCGGCTGCGCCCGACGGTCATCGGTCCGATCGCGCCCGGCCAAAAGACTTCGCGCCGCCCCGCCGACCGCGCGTCGCCGCCCGTGTCCGAGCATGCGACCCGCCCTGTCGTAGCTCCCACCGCTATTCCCGGCGTCGAACGCAGGCGCATCGCCGTCACCGTCGCCGATATCGCCCGGCTGTCGCCCGGCGTCGCCCCCGCCGTCGCCGCCACCGCGGTACGGCTCGTCGAGGGTTTCGTGGTCGAGGGGGCGCGCGACCGCACCATCACCCTGTGGGGCCACGGCGCGCAACAGGAGTACGCCGACCTTGTCGCGCGGACGCTTGACCTGGCGCGGGCTGACGAACTGGGCCGGGTTCGGGCGTATGTGACGCGGATGATCGACTTGCTCGGTGCGATTGATCTGCCGGTGATCTGCGGCACCGGCCGGCCGGCCGGGGTGTTCGATCGGCTGTTCGGCGGAACGGGCCGGATCGATACACTCTGTGCGCTGGAAGACGCACGGGCTGAACTCGACCAGCTGGTGAGGCTGACGGCCGCCGCACTCGATCCCCTGCTGCGGCTGCGCGACCGGCTGAGCGAACAGTCGCGCCGGATTGAGGCCACCGGCGGCGACATCGAGGCCGCGGCGCTGGCGGCCGGGTTCCTGGCCGACCATCTTTCGATCGCGCAGCCAGCGCTGTCGCAGCGGTTCCTGGAGCGCGCGATGAGCCTGACCCGCTCAGTCGCACAGCTTCGCGGCGACGATCCGCTCCGCGCCGCGCAGGCAGAGCAGCCGCTGCACCTGATCGCTGCGGTCCAGGAAGCGGTGCTGGTGGCAATGCCCGCCTGGCTCTCCACCATAGCTGCATTGACCGCCACTGCGAGTGGGGTGCGCTCGCCCAACCCGACCGAGGCCGGCGAACTCCAATACCGCCTCCAAACTATTTTGCAGCAGCTCAAGACATGAAGGGCCCAAGACCATGACGCTCCAGCTCGACCTCCAGAAATCCGCCCGTACCCTGCGCGTCTCGCTCGAGAAGGCCGGTGTTGCCGCTGACGTCAAGGCCGAGCTGATCTTCGATATGGACGTATCGGGCTCGTTCGAGCACGAGCATGAGGAGGGCACCACCAGCCGGCTTATCGAGCGGCTGGTGCCGTACGGCATGGAGCTTGATCCAGACGGGCGGATGGACGTCTTCACCTTCAGCGACGGGAAACGTAGCGTGCACCACGTTGGTACAGTCGCGCCTGACGATTGCCGAGGGTATATTGTCCGCAACGTAGTAAAGCGCGTGCCTGGCTGGAACGGCGGCACAACCTACAGCTACGTGCTCGAACGGAATCTCCAGCACTTTGGTTGGCTGCCAGCTGAGGCGGGGGGCGGGTTCCTTAGTCGCTTCTTCGGGCTCGGCCAGGAGCCAGAGTTTCGTACAAAGAAGCGTTCGATCGTCATCTTCGTAACCGATGGGGAGAACGACCCATCCGACCATGGCCGCACGATTCAAATCCTGGAGGAATCGGAACGGCGGGGCGATCAGGTTTATTTCCTGTTCGTCGGCGCATGCGAGCACGACGTCGATTTCGGTTTCCTGCGCCACATCGCCGCCCGCTTCCGTAACACGGGCGTTGTCATCATCCGCGATCTCGACGCCTTCGTCGAATTGTCCGACGAACAGCTCAACACTCAGCTGCTCGGCTCAGAACTGCTCGACTGGCTTAAATCCTAGGCGGTCATTTTACAATCAAATCACTTGGCAATTGATCGTAGCGTTATGACGTGGGATATCGCTGAGCCTCATCGGTCACAGCACGCTATTCTCCCGGGCGCGCGAAGATCGAAAGGCCTACCGCATCACGCTGAGCAGATCCTCGACGCCCGCTACGGCGAACGCGGAATATTCGTCGGCGACGGCGTAGGGCAGCAGCACACGCCGCCGGTGAAGCAGCGCGCCGCAGCTGTAGGTGACGTTCGGCACGTAGCCGCCATGCTCCTCGCCGCTCGGGAACAAAAGCGGAGAGGGTGTCCGCGCAAGCACCTTCGTAGGATCGTCCCGGTCGAGCAGACAGGCGCCGATGCAGTAGCCGCGGACCAGTCCCACACCGTGGGTGAACACCAGCCAGCCTTCGTCGATCTCGATCGGCGAGCCGCAATTGCCGATCTGGACGAACTCCCACGGGTAACGAGGCGCCATGATGGGCACGCCTTCTTCCCATCGCTCAAGCGTGTCGGATTGTAGAAGCCACAAGCTCTCACTATCCTGCCGTCCGAGCATTGTGTATCGCCCCTCGATGCGCCGCGGGAACAGGGCCATGCCCTTGTATCCCGCCATGGCGCCGATGAGCGGACGCATTTCATACGTGCGCAGATCGACACCGCGCAAGAGCTCGGCGCGCGCCGTGCTGCCGTCGAAAGCCGTGTAGGTGCCGATTACGCTTTGCGCACCATCATGATCTGTAAAGCGGACCAATCGCAAATCTTCCACGCCCTGCCGCTGGCTGGGCAGGATGGGAAAGATAACCGTTTCCGAAATATCCTCGCTGTCATCGGACCGCAGTCGGACCCATCCTTCCTCCTGGCGCTCTATTCGCGGTGACACGCCTTGGCCGCTCGGCGTATCGATGACGAGGCCTTCGCCGCCGTCCCAGCTTCCGGAGCGGAAGGTGACCGACGAGACATGACCCTCGCCAACCCCGCGCAACGAAAGGAGGAAGCGTATGCTGCCGTCGCCCGGGTCGCGATGGGGAATCTCGACGATGCTGGGGTTGAACAGCGCCGCGCTTTCGAAGGCGTATTCCTGGCTGAAATAGGCGCCGACGAGCAGCCGATCGTCTTGGTCGACCACGGTGATCCCAAGCCCGCCTTTGATCTCCTCGAAGCGGCGCAGGAACACATCGTCGACGCGTCGATGACGCCTTTGCATCGCGCGGCGCAGCAACGTCAGCATCCGCCGCCGATAGGCAGGATCGAGCGCCATCAGCCGGGCCGCAACCGCTTCGCTCCTCGGCGGCCGGCCCGCTGCAAACGCCGCAGGATAGTCGAAACCGAAAGGGCGGATGACCGTCCGGGAGGGATCGGGCATCAGCTTAATGTCGAGCTTGGTAAAGACATCGGCTGCGTTGAGGGTGTCGGTCACTGTGTCATCCCGCGAGCTTTAGACGCAGCTGCGCACGCGCGTACATCATGTCGGCTTCGCCCAGATAAGGGCGCTGTGATGCGAAGAGAAGTCAACGCCATTTTCCCCGGTTGTAACGCCAGGCCGCAAAGCCCGCGCGATAGAGCGCGGCTGCTCGGAAGCTGAGGTAGAGCGCGAGACGTGGGTGGATCAAACCAAGTCGCCGCGTCCGGCTTGAGGTAGCCATCATCGCTCGTGCGGCAAGCAGCCAAACGCCAGCCGGCAACAGCGCAACAAAAATCGATGGTCGCTTTCTCATTCGAGTGCATCTTCCGAGTTCGTCATCTCGCTTGGCCGTCGACGTGCCGCCCGCTACTGCCGCGTGAAGTGACGTTGATATCGAAATCAGGCGGAGATTCCCATGAGCGTTGTGGCCGCACGGGTTTATCGGGATGGCGTGGTCGCCAAGAAGTTCGCATCGGATGCACTGGGCGAAGTTGAGGTCGGCGACGACGAGTTCATCTGGATTGGCCTGGTTGAGCCGACGCCGGAAGAAATGTCGCTCCTCGAAGCGCGTTTTTCCCTGCACCCTCTCGCGGTGGAGGACGCGCTCAAGGCTCATCAGCTGCCCAAGGTGGACGTCTATGGGGACCAGCTTTTTGTCGTGGCGCGAACCATCGAGCGCACCGATCGCCAGGTGACGTTCGGGGAAACCCATATCTTTGTGGGCGTTCGCCATATCGTCACGGTCCGCCATGGCATCAAAGAGGGATACCTCGACCTTCGAGAGAGGCTGGAAGAAGCGCCCGAACTGCTGAAGCATGGGGTCGACTATGTGCTGCACGCCATACTCGACCATATCGTCGACGACTATAAACCGGTGGTCAGCGAGATAGAGCATGAGGTGTTCGACCTCGAGGCGCGCGCCCTGGAGAGTTTCCTGGAGCGGGACGACATTGCACGGATTTTCGCGCTCAGGCGCGATCTGATGAAATGCACCACGTTCCTCGCACCTATGGCCGACGTGGCGGGAAAGCTCAAGCACAGCGATAGCCCGTGCATCGATGACAATGTTCGGCCCTATTTCGGCGACGTTCTCGACCATGTCCGGGTGGTCATGTCGATGGCGGGGGGCCTGCGCGACCTTCTGTCGTCGATTTTCGAGGTAAGTGCGCTTCTCGAACAGCAGCGCCTTGGCTCGACAACGCGCAAGCTTGCTGCCTGGGCGGCCTTGCTGGCGGTTCCGACCGCGATTGCGGGAATATACGGCATGAATTTCGAACATATGCCCGAGCTCAAGTGGCAATATGGCTACCCGATGGTCCTTGGCGTCATTGCGACCATTTGCGGGATTCTCTTCATCCGCTTCAAGCGGGCGCGGTGGATTTGAGCATGTCGCTCGAGTCTTCCGGAGGGCACTGCCGCATCTATGAAGCCGGCAGGTTCGTTCGCGAGGGTCGGATCGCGGATCTCGGCCAAGGAGAAATTGATCACGGAGATTTCGTCTGGGTGGCGATCGTCTCCGGGCACGACACGCATCTGGACGCGGCGGCCTCACGTCTTGGTTTTCAATCTGTCGTCGAAGCGGCGCGCAACGGTTCCCCCGGACGCCTGATCGACAGAGACGCGCGCCTGGGAATGGTGCTGAGCGACATCTCCGACACCGACGGAAAGCCGATCTATGGCAACATGACCATCTTTCTCGGCAGGCAATTCGTCGTCTCGGTGACGGGCCGGCCCGAGGCGCGGCGGGAGGGCGATCAGATCGAAGCAAACCCTGGCTTGCTCGCGCGGGGTCCGGCCTATTTCCTGTCCGGCCTGTTGGCTCCAGTGGCGAGCGATTTCCTGTCGGTGGCGCTGGCGCTCGAAGCGCGTGCCGCTGAGTTGGAGCGCCAGGCGTCGGCCGGAAGGCTGCGCCGTGAAGATCTTTACGATGTCCTGCGCTTCCAGCATGACCTTTTCGATTTCAAGCGCGGCCTGGCCGCCAATCTCGGCGTGATCGAGGCATTGACCGCGGAGCGCTACGATGCGATCGATCCGGGCGCCCGGCCGTATCTGCGCGACGTTCTGGAGACACTCCAAGGCTCCGAGCGGCTTGCGCTCGCCAGCCAACGCGTCATCGCGGGCCTGATGTCACTGAGCACGGTCCCGGCGAGCGAAATCGAACGGACGGTGCGTACATTGTCGGCATGGGCGGTCATGTTCGCGCTTCTGACATCGGCCACAGCGCTTTCCAGTGTGAATTTTCCCGGCATTGTCGGTGTGTCGGCGAGGTTCGGCTACGGCATTTTTCTTCTCGCCATGGGCAGCCTCTGCGCGGCGATCTATCTGCGTCTTCGCCGACAACGCTGGGTGTAGCGTTTGAGAGAGCGGTCGGCGATCACACCTCTTCATTGTCCCCGCCACCGGCACCTTTAGGCCGCGCCGGCCGGACCGGTGGTGGCAGGTTGGCCGACAGGCGCAGCTTTGCGATCGTGATTTCCCTTTGGAGCCGGGCGTTGTCTGCCCGGATCGAACGGAAGGTCGAAATGGCATAGAAAAGGGTGAACAGCGACAGTAGTGAACTCGCGATCAAACAGGCGCGCGGATACAGGCCCAGAGAACCCAAGACCATGATCGTGCCAGCGGCCGCCAGTCCCAACACCGTGACGATGATCGAGCGGCGTCGGAATGCGGCGCGGCGGGCCTGCGAACTCGTCTCTTCCTTCATGAGGCTTGATCCTCAAGTTATAACACGGCAGGTGTTTGCGGGCGCTACGGCAGGAGCACGGACGCGAGCGCCGCGCCGGCCATGACAATCGTTGCGAGCCAGCCAAGCACCAGAAGCGGACGCGAGGCCGTGAAATTGCCAAGCACCGATCGGCGATAGGCGATGGTCATCATCGTCGCCATGATGGGGACGGCGACAAAGCCGTTGATGACCGCGCTGTAGACAAGCGCATGCATCGGATCGATCGGTGACCAGCTGATCGCGAGCCCTACCAGTGTCGCAAGGCCGATGATGGTGTAGAAGCCCACCGCATGCCAGGGCTTTTCTTCGAGGCCGCATTTCCAGCCGCGGCTCTCACCCACGGCATAGGCGGCCGATCCCGCCAACACCGGAACCGCCAGCATGCCGGTGCCGATGATGCCGAGGGCGAAGAGCGCCAGGGCGAACTTCCCCGCGACCGGCTCGAGTGCCTTTGCGGCATCGGTCGCGGTCTGGATCGATGTCTGACCGGCGGCATTCAAGGTCGCGGCCGTGCCGATCATGATCGCAAGGGCCACCACAACCGAAATCGCCATGCCGGCGAAGGTGTCGATGCGGATGCG
Above is a window of Sphingobium sp. WTD-1 DNA encoding:
- a CDS encoding glycoside hydrolase family 130 protein, whose product is MPDPSRTVIRPFGFDYPAAFAAGRPPRSEAVAARLMALDPAYRRRMLTLLRRAMQRRHRRVDDVFLRRFEEIKGGLGITVVDQDDRLLVGAYFSQEYAFESAALFNPSIVEIPHRDPGDGSIRFLLSLRGVGEGHVSSVTFRSGSWDGGEGLVIDTPSGQGVSPRIERQEEGWVRLRSDDSEDISETVIFPILPSQRQGVEDLRLVRFTDHDGAQSVIGTYTAFDGSTARAELLRGVDLRTYEMRPLIGAMAGYKGMALFPRRIEGRYTMLGRQDSESLWLLQSDTLERWEEGVPIMAPRYPWEFVQIGNCGSPIEIDEGWLVFTHGVGLVRGYCIGACLLDRDDPTKVLARTPSPLLFPSGEEHGGYVPNVTYSCGALLHRRRVLLPYAVADEYSAFAVAGVEDLLSVMR
- a CDS encoding magnesium transporter CorA family protein, translating into MSLESSGGHCRIYEAGRFVREGRIADLGQGEIDHGDFVWVAIVSGHDTHLDAAASRLGFQSVVEAARNGSPGRLIDRDARLGMVLSDISDTDGKPIYGNMTIFLGRQFVVSVTGRPEARREGDQIEANPGLLARGPAYFLSGLLAPVASDFLSVALALEARAAELERQASAGRLRREDLYDVLRFQHDLFDFKRGLAANLGVIEALTAERYDAIDPGARPYLRDVLETLQGSERLALASQRVIAGLMSLSTVPASEIERTVRTLSAWAVMFALLTSATALSSVNFPGIVGVSARFGYGIFLLAMGSLCAAIYLRLRRQRWV
- a CDS encoding TerD family protein; amino-acid sequence: MLTLSLEKPGVAVPKLQLSLNKGARFTAKVEWRCDADHADDVDVHALEARNDGNGAKVTELVSVLSTYNTTRMNPQGGALASNTDGSFATPSGGLSHSGDLRVQNSSESIIIDGSKLPAGVNEIPILVTVHEADHGGGHEEGDADEDEPAFGDIDLCTITLTDGSGRELGAYQLSSEFKEFNVVQLGSLLLGPEGWEYAAVGRGFNGTFNDVLAHFS
- a CDS encoding magnesium and cobalt transport protein CorA — protein: MSVVAARVYRDGVVAKKFASDALGEVEVGDDEFIWIGLVEPTPEEMSLLEARFSLHPLAVEDALKAHQLPKVDVYGDQLFVVARTIERTDRQVTFGETHIFVGVRHIVTVRHGIKEGYLDLRERLEEAPELLKHGVDYVLHAILDHIVDDYKPVVSEIEHEVFDLEARALESFLERDDIARIFALRRDLMKCTTFLAPMADVAGKLKHSDSPCIDDNVRPYFGDVLDHVRVVMSMAGGLRDLLSSIFEVSALLEQQRLGSTTRKLAAWAALLAVPTAIAGIYGMNFEHMPELKWQYGYPMVLGVIATICGILFIRFKRARWI
- a CDS encoding VWA domain-containing protein — translated: MTLQLDLQKSARTLRVSLEKAGVAADVKAELIFDMDVSGSFEHEHEEGTTSRLIERLVPYGMELDPDGRMDVFTFSDGKRSVHHVGTVAPDDCRGYIVRNVVKRVPGWNGGTTYSYVLERNLQHFGWLPAEAGGGFLSRFFGLGQEPEFRTKKRSIVIFVTDGENDPSDHGRTIQILEESERRGDQVYFLFVGACEHDVDFGFLRHIAARFRNTGVVIIRDLDAFVELSDEQLNTQLLGSELLDWLKS